One genomic region from Nostoc sphaeroides encodes:
- a CDS encoding DUF5131 family protein: protein MSSTHTGIEWTDKTWNPTTGCNKVSPGCLHCYAEALTKRFPNNFKNGFDLTLHPERLAEPLKWRTPSRIFVNSMSDLFHEDVPLDFIKKVFKVIHETPWHIYQILTKRPERLLQLASDLEFHENIWLGVSVENQNYVHRVDFLRQVPATVRFLSCEPLLGELNLELTDIHWVIVGGESGQKHRPLKTEWVKDIHDQCQAAEVAFFFKQIGGRTSKAGGRLLDGKIWDEMPDAWKRHQKRWGNTPVKLAGKKESLVITA, encoded by the coding sequence ATGTCTAGTACGCACACGGGTATTGAGTGGACAGATAAAACTTGGAACCCAACGACTGGTTGTAACAAAGTTAGCCCAGGTTGTTTGCATTGTTATGCAGAAGCTCTCACTAAACGTTTTCCTAATAACTTCAAGAATGGATTTGATTTAACTTTACATCCTGAAAGGTTAGCAGAACCTCTCAAGTGGCGTACTCCGAGTAGAATCTTTGTGAATTCAATGAGCGACCTTTTTCATGAAGATGTACCTCTTGATTTCATTAAAAAGGTCTTTAAAGTGATTCATGAAACGCCTTGGCACATATATCAAATATTAACAAAAAGACCTGAGCGATTACTTCAGTTGGCTTCTGATCTAGAATTTCATGAAAATATCTGGTTGGGTGTGTCAGTCGAAAATCAAAACTATGTTCATCGTGTTGACTTTCTTCGCCAAGTTCCGGCGACTGTCCGCTTTCTTTCATGTGAACCGCTCTTAGGTGAATTGAATCTTGAGTTAACAGATATTCACTGGGTTATTGTCGGTGGAGAGTCTGGACAAAAACATCGCCCTCTAAAAACTGAGTGGGTAAAAGATATTCATGACCAGTGTCAAGCAGCAGAAGTGGCATTCTTTTTCAAGCAGATTGGCGGAAGAACTTCTAAGGCTGGAGGTAGGTTACTGGATGGTAAAATATGGGATGAAATGCCTGATGCTTGGAAGCGACATCAAAAGAGATGGGGAAATACTCCAGTTAAATTAGCAGGGAAAAAAGAAAGTTTGGTAATCACTGCTTAG
- a CDS encoding NAD(P)H-quinone oxidoreductase subunit 4, whose translation MIADQFPWLTAIVLLPLIASLLIPVLPDKDGKRVRWYALGIGIADFALMCYAFWKHYDASNASFQMVESYAWMPQLGLNWAVSVDGLSAPLVLLAGFVTTLSIFSAWQVDHRPRLFYFLMLVLYSAQVGVFVAKDLLLFFIMWEVELIPVYLLVCIWGGQRRRYAATKFLLYTAAASIFILVAALAMGLYGGGDMTFDITALAQKEYPLGLQLLLYAGLLVAFGVKLAVFPMHTWLPDAHGEASSPVSMILAGVLLKMGGYGLIRLNLELLPDAHIYFAPVLAILGVVNIIYGALNSFAQTNMKRRLAYSSISHMGFVLLGIASFTDLGINGAMLQMISHGLIASVLFFLAGVTYDRTHTMVMKDMGGIGQAMPKVFALFTISAMASLALPGMSGFAGELSVFVGMTSSDVYSSTFCTVTVFLAAVGVILTPIYLLSMLREVFYGKDAALLCDINNAALENQEDDGTVCFGTDCLVPEDAVYDDARPREVFIAACFLLMIIGIGFYPKMAMQMYDVKTVAVNANLRQSYAIVSQTNPQIYAKGFFVPQISEVEVAPVLGTLK comes from the coding sequence ATGATAGCGGATCAATTTCCTTGGCTTACCGCAATTGTCTTGCTGCCACTCATTGCTTCCCTGCTTATCCCTGTGCTGCCTGATAAAGATGGTAAGCGCGTGCGGTGGTATGCATTAGGTATAGGTATCGCAGACTTCGCCTTGATGTGCTACGCCTTTTGGAAGCATTACGATGCCAGCAATGCTAGTTTTCAAATGGTGGAAAGTTATGCCTGGATGCCTCAGTTGGGTCTTAACTGGGCAGTATCGGTTGATGGACTTTCAGCGCCACTTGTGCTGCTGGCAGGATTTGTCACCACACTCTCGATTTTTTCAGCTTGGCAAGTTGATCACCGTCCCCGCCTCTTTTATTTCTTGATGCTGGTGCTGTATTCCGCACAGGTAGGGGTGTTTGTTGCCAAAGACTTGCTGCTATTTTTCATTATGTGGGAAGTAGAGCTAATCCCCGTTTACCTACTAGTCTGCATTTGGGGTGGGCAAAGGCGACGTTATGCAGCTACCAAATTTTTGTTGTATACCGCAGCAGCTTCTATATTTATTTTAGTGGCAGCCTTAGCAATGGGGCTATACGGCGGCGGTGATATGACATTTGATATAACCGCCCTCGCCCAGAAGGAATATCCTCTTGGATTACAACTGCTACTTTATGCAGGGTTATTGGTTGCATTTGGTGTCAAGCTTGCTGTTTTCCCGATGCATACCTGGTTGCCTGATGCCCACGGCGAAGCATCTTCTCCTGTGTCGATGATTTTGGCTGGTGTGTTGCTGAAGATGGGCGGATATGGACTGATTCGCCTGAATCTTGAGTTGCTTCCTGATGCACACATTTACTTTGCACCGGTTCTAGCCATTCTTGGTGTTGTCAACATTATCTATGGTGCATTGAACTCCTTTGCTCAGACGAATATGAAGCGGCGTTTAGCTTATTCGTCGATTTCCCACATGGGGTTTGTGCTGCTTGGGATTGCGTCCTTCACTGATTTGGGAATCAACGGTGCGATGTTGCAGATGATTTCGCATGGTTTGATTGCATCGGTGCTGTTCTTTTTAGCAGGCGTAACTTACGATCGCACCCACACAATGGTAATGAAAGATATGGGCGGTATTGGTCAAGCCATGCCCAAAGTCTTTGCCCTGTTTACAATCAGCGCGATGGCATCCCTAGCACTTCCCGGTATGAGTGGCTTTGCTGGCGAACTCTCGGTATTTGTTGGGATGACAAGCAGTGACGTTTATAGTTCGACTTTCTGCACCGTCACAGTTTTTCTCGCCGCAGTTGGAGTCATCCTCACACCTATCTATCTACTTTCCATGCTGCGAGAGGTGTTTTATGGTAAAGATGCAGCACTACTATGCGACATTAATAATGCAGCCTTGGAAAATCAAGAAGATGACGGAACAGTTTGTTTTGGTACAGATTGCTTAGTACCAGAAGATGCAGTCTACGACGATGCTAGACCCCGTGAGGTGTTTATCGCTGCCTGTTTTCTGTTGATGATTATTGGTATTGGTTTCTATCCCAAGATGGCCATGCAGATGTACGATGTGAAGACCGTTGCAGTCAATGCTAATCTTCGCCAGTCTTATGCCATAGTCTCGCAAACAAATCCCCAGATTTATGCTAAGGGTTTCTTTGTTCCGCAAATTTCCGAGGTTGAGGTAGCGCCCGTTTTGGGAACTTTGAAGTAA
- a CDS encoding response regulator, whose product MNEIKILVIEDHNLTRIGLRAALQTQPEFNIVGEAANAADGIKLLKTLKPDVATIDIGLPDMDGIELTRTFRQYQAENEDYTTKLLILTMQNSEQAVLAAFAAGADSYCMKDIETERLVEAVRTTYAGSSWIDPAIADLVLQQIRQDFPDGNKGASGKRVLIEGIDPDVEKSIVTYPLTHREMDVLELIVAGCDNAEIAKRLYLTVGTVKTHVRGILNKLCVADRTQAAVRALRAGLVP is encoded by the coding sequence ATGAATGAAATCAAGATCCTCGTGATTGAAGATCACAACCTGACGAGAATCGGCTTACGGGCTGCCTTACAAACCCAGCCAGAGTTTAACATTGTTGGTGAAGCAGCAAATGCAGCCGACGGCATCAAGCTTCTGAAAACTCTCAAGCCGGATGTTGCTACTATTGACATTGGTTTGCCTGACATGGATGGTATTGAGCTAACACGCACATTTAGGCAATATCAAGCAGAGAATGAAGACTATACCACAAAACTGCTAATTTTAACCATGCAGAATAGCGAACAGGCAGTTTTAGCGGCATTTGCAGCAGGTGCAGATTCTTATTGCATGAAGGATATCGAAACTGAGAGACTAGTTGAGGCTGTGCGAACAACTTATGCAGGTAGCTCATGGATCGATCCAGCGATCGCAGACCTTGTACTACAACAAATACGTCAAGATTTCCCCGATGGCAACAAAGGCGCATCTGGAAAAAGAGTCTTGATTGAAGGTATTGACCCAGATGTTGAGAAAAGTATAGTCACCTATCCTTTAACTCATAGAGAGATGGATGTTTTAGAGTTGATTGTCGCCGGGTGTGACAATGCAGAAATTGCTAAAAGGCTCTATTTAACAGTTGGTACTGTAAAAACTCATGTTCGAGGTATTCTCAATAAACTCTGTGTTGCTGACCGGACACAGGCTGCCGTCCGTGCCTTGCGGGCTGGATTAGTACCGTGA
- a CDS encoding three-Cys-motif partner protein TcmP has product MSNTSFFDEQKEQSLIKARIVEKYFWAWAQVMIGTIKRLESKGREVDPRIAYIDLFAGPGRYKDGSKSTPIKVLETGISNPEMQNRLVTVFNDVDAENVSSLHEAINLIPRIDDFKYKPQVINHEVGENIVKTFNERKLVPTLFFVDPWGYKGLSLKLINSVVKNWGCDCIFFFNYNRINMGLSNVAVEEHMNALFGKIRANEVRQQLITLNPKERELTVVEALCEALKEMGGDYVLPFRFKHENGNRTSHHLIFVSKHVRGYEIMKEIMAKESSEQNQGVPSFEYNPATSKQPLLFEFYRPLDDLEEMLLDTFAGRTITMQDIYNQHHVGRRYISKNYKDALKNLEAKSKIVAEPPANKRRKNKGELTFADSVKVTFPPKQ; this is encoded by the coding sequence ATGAGTAATACTTCCTTCTTTGATGAACAGAAAGAGCAATCTTTAATAAAAGCTAGAATTGTTGAGAAATATTTTTGGGCTTGGGCACAAGTAATGATTGGAACTATTAAAAGGCTTGAAAGCAAAGGTAGGGAAGTTGATCCAAGAATTGCTTACATAGACCTTTTTGCAGGGCCAGGTCGATACAAAGATGGTTCAAAATCAACACCAATAAAAGTTTTAGAAACTGGAATTTCTAACCCAGAGATGCAAAATAGGCTGGTGACAGTATTTAATGATGTTGATGCAGAAAATGTCAGTTCTCTTCATGAAGCCATAAATTTAATTCCTCGTATTGACGACTTTAAATATAAGCCTCAAGTAATCAATCATGAAGTTGGGGAAAATATTGTCAAAACATTTAACGAGCGAAAGTTAGTCCCTACATTGTTTTTTGTAGATCCTTGGGGATATAAGGGATTATCGCTAAAACTTATTAATTCAGTTGTAAAGAACTGGGGGTGTGATTGCATTTTCTTTTTCAATTACAACCGCATCAATATGGGTTTAAGTAACGTAGCTGTTGAAGAACACATGAATGCCCTATTTGGAAAAATACGAGCCAATGAAGTACGCCAACAACTAATAACTCTTAATCCAAAAGAACGGGAATTAACAGTCGTAGAGGCACTTTGCGAAGCTCTCAAAGAAATGGGTGGAGACTATGTTCTACCTTTTCGCTTTAAACATGAAAACGGCAACCGAACTAGCCACCACTTAATCTTCGTGAGTAAGCACGTTAGAGGCTATGAAATCATGAAAGAAATAATGGCAAAAGAGAGTTCTGAACAAAATCAAGGCGTACCTTCTTTTGAATATAATCCAGCGACTTCTAAACAACCATTGCTTTTTGAGTTTTACCGTCCTCTTGATGACTTAGAAGAAATGTTATTGGATACATTTGCGGGTCGAACAATAACCATGCAAGACATTTACAATCAGCATCATGTTGGAAGGCGTTATATTAGCAAGAATTACAAAGATGCTCTAAAGAATCTTGAAGCTAAAAGCAAAATAGTAGCAGAGCCACCTGCTAATAAACGAAGAAAGAATAAAGGTGAACTTACATTCGCAGATTCGGTAAAAGTTACATTTCCACCTAAGCAGTGA